A genomic stretch from Lathyrus oleraceus cultivar Zhongwan6 chromosome 2, CAAS_Psat_ZW6_1.0, whole genome shotgun sequence includes:
- the LOC127117929 gene encoding geranylgeranyl diphosphate reductase, chloroplastic, which yields MAAKIQAFLPSFSIPTSKPKRRFRLHTISASNSTRPSIAGRKLRAAVIGGGPAGSSAAEALASGGVETFLFERNPPSTPKPCGGAIPLCMLEEFDIPHHLIDRRVTQMRIFSPSNIAVDFGKTLKPNEFIAMLRREVLDSFLRSRAESAGATLISGLVTSLNLPTSPTAPYTINYTTKNSPRNSLAVDVVIGADGANSRVAKSIDAGDYACAIAFQERIKLSDEKMAYYENLAEMYIGNDVSPDFYAWVFPKCDHVAVGTGTVRSKHDIKLYQRAIRERAWSKINGGKVIKIEAHPIPEHPRPVRVRGRVALVGDAAGYVTKCSGEGIYFAAKSGRMCGNGVVRASEGGEKMINECDLMREYLKEWDAKYVNTFRFLDLLQRVFYGSNASREALVELCGDEYVQRMTFDSYLYKKLARGRVCDDVKLFMNTIGSLVRCGDVGTRMKGLIL from the coding sequence ATGGCAGCGAAAATTCAAGCTTTTTTACCTTCATTCTCTATTCCAACCTCAAAACCTAAACGACGCTTCCGCTTGCATACCATTTCAGCATCGAATTCGACTCGTCCATCAATCGCTGGCCGTAAGCTCCGAGCAGCAGTGATCGGAGGAGGACCTGCCGGATCCTCCGCCGCAGAAGCACTAGCAAGCGGCGGTGTGGAAACCTTCCTATTCGAGCGTAATCCTCCATCAACACCGAAGCCATGCGGTGGAGCAATCCCTCTCTGCATGCTAGAAGAATTCGACATACCTCACCACCTCATCGACCGCCGCGTCACACAAATGCGGATCTTCTCACCTTCAAACATCGCTGTCGACTTCGGTAAAACCCTAAAACCAAACGAATTCATCGCCATGCTCCGTCGCGAGGTTCTCGACTCTTTCCTCCGATCCCGCGCCGAATCCGCGGGAGCCACACTCATCTCCGGCCTAGTCACCTCTCTCAACCTCCCAACCTCACCAACCGCACCCTACACTATCAACTACACCACAAAAAACTCCCCTAGAAACTCCCTCGCCGTCGACGTAGTCATCGGAGCCGACGGCGCCAACAGCCGCGTCGCGAAATCAATCGACGCCGGTGACTACGCCTGCGCGATCGCGTTTCAAGAACGAATCAAATTATCTGACGAGAAAATGGCGTACTACGAAAATCTCGCCGAGATGTACATAGGAAACGACGTATCGCCAGATTTTTACGCGTGGGTTTTTCCCAAATGTGACCACGTGGCAGTGGGCACTGGTACGGTACGTTCGAAACACGATATTAAGCTGTACCAGCGCGCAATCAGGGAAAGAGCATGGTCCAAGATCAACGGTGGAAAAGTGATTAAAATCGAAGCCCATCCAATTCCGGAGCATCCACGGCCCGTTCGGGTCCGTGGACGCGTGGCGCTCGTAGGAGACGCAGCGGGTTACGTTACGAAATGCTCGGGCGAGGGTATTTATTTTGCGGCAAAATCGGGTCGAATGTGCGGAAACGGTGTCGTTAGGGCTTCGGAAGGCGGTGAGAAAATGATTAACGAGTGTGATTTAATGAGGGAGTATCTTAAGGAGTGGGATGCGAAGTATGTTAACACTTTTAGGTTTTTGGATTTGTTGCAGAGGGTTTTTTACGGTAGTAACGCGTCTAGGGAAGCTTTGGTGGAGCTTTGTGGTGATGAGTATGTGCAACGCATGACGTTTGATAGTTATTTGTATAAGAAGTTGGCGCGTGGGAGAGTGTGTGATGATGTTAAGCTTTTTATGAATACTATTGGGAGTTTGGTGAGGTGTGGTGATGTAGGAACACGGATGAAGGGTTTGATTTTGTAG